A single genomic interval of Arthrobacter globiformis harbors:
- a CDS encoding (R)-mandelonitrile lyase, whose amino-acid sequence MNIEPTNPTSKNPPEQFVGDVWLDPIALPREGDQRMVVATVRFAPGARTAWHSHARGQYLRVTQGVARFGGRDGTIIELHPGQTLYTPPGEEHWHAAAPGCFMEHIAMLENGDDPATTTNWLEHITDDEYNGAQS is encoded by the coding sequence ATGAACATCGAACCCACCAACCCCACCAGCAAGAACCCGCCCGAGCAGTTCGTCGGTGATGTCTGGCTGGACCCCATCGCGCTTCCTCGCGAAGGCGATCAGCGCATGGTCGTCGCCACCGTGCGCTTCGCTCCCGGTGCCCGCACAGCCTGGCACTCCCACGCCCGCGGACAGTACCTCCGCGTCACCCAGGGTGTTGCCCGGTTCGGTGGCCGTGACGGCACGATCATCGAGCTCCACCCGGGTCAGACCCTGTACACCCCGCCGGGTGAGGAACACTGGCACGCTGCCGCGCCCGGCTGTTTCATGGAGCACATCGCCATGCTTGAGAACGGGGACGACCCCGCCACCACCACAAACTGGCTCGAGCACATTACCGACGACGAATACAACGGCGCCCAGTCCTGA
- a CDS encoding helix-turn-helix transcriptional regulator: protein MDNRKEIREFLGTRRAKLTPEQTGLPTFGGTRRVPGLRRQEIAQLAGVSVEYYTKLERGSLAGVSESVLESLARALQLNDAERDHLYDLARAASPSARPRRKPSQVVAPSVQRMLDSMVGVPAFVRNGRLDILAINDLGRALYSEAYGPKTATANLARFAFLDHRSHVLYPDWEKAADTAVAILHTEAGRDPFNKSLTELVGELSTRSEDFRTRWAQHDVRLHSGGYKDFRHPAVGDLHLAFDALELPNALGLTLTAYSADPGTPSEDGLRLLASWAATESIPTTSKENA from the coding sequence ATGGACAACCGCAAAGAAATCCGGGAATTCCTCGGCACCCGGCGGGCGAAGCTCACCCCGGAGCAGACGGGCCTGCCGACGTTCGGGGGTACCCGACGTGTCCCCGGGCTGCGGCGCCAGGAGATCGCGCAGCTGGCCGGCGTCTCGGTGGAGTACTACACCAAACTCGAACGCGGCTCCCTCGCCGGGGTTTCCGAAAGCGTGCTCGAGTCCCTCGCCAGAGCGCTCCAGCTGAACGATGCCGAACGCGACCACCTGTACGACCTGGCCCGCGCGGCGTCACCGTCGGCGCGGCCGCGGCGCAAGCCCAGCCAGGTTGTGGCCCCCAGCGTGCAGAGGATGCTGGACTCAATGGTCGGCGTGCCCGCGTTCGTCCGCAACGGCCGGCTGGACATCCTGGCGATCAACGACCTCGGGCGTGCCTTGTACTCTGAGGCGTACGGCCCGAAGACGGCAACCGCAAACCTCGCACGGTTCGCATTCCTGGACCACCGCTCGCACGTCCTGTACCCCGACTGGGAGAAGGCGGCCGATACTGCGGTCGCCATCCTGCACACCGAGGCCGGCCGTGACCCGTTCAACAAGTCCCTCACCGAGCTGGTCGGGGAGTTGTCCACCCGCTCCGAGGACTTCCGCACCCGATGGGCACAGCATGACGTGCGCCTTCACAGCGGAGGCTATAAGGACTTCCGCCACCCGGCGGTCGGAGACCTCCACCTGGCGTTCGACGCCCTCGAGCTCCCGAACGCCCTTGGGCTCACGCTCACGGCCTACAGCGCCGACCCCGGCACCCCGTCAGAAGACGGCCTGCGGCTGCTCGCCAGCTGGGCGGCGACAGAATCTATCCCCACCACAAGCAAGGAGAACGCATGA
- a CDS encoding DUF2255 family protein encodes MAYWTPEELQRIGSTDDFHIAPFRADGATYGTPTWIWSVVVDGAVYVRAYNGTSSRWYGSAASQRAGRITAGGIEKDVAFVPTHDVALKDRIDDAYRAKYTHSPYLPPMLTDRVRAATVRVDPR; translated from the coding sequence ATGGCTTATTGGACTCCTGAGGAGCTGCAGAGGATCGGCTCGACCGACGACTTCCATATCGCTCCGTTCCGCGCGGACGGAGCGACGTACGGCACGCCGACCTGGATCTGGTCCGTTGTGGTCGATGGCGCCGTGTACGTGCGCGCCTACAACGGCACCTCATCGCGCTGGTACGGTTCCGCCGCGTCGCAGCGTGCCGGTCGCATCACCGCCGGTGGCATCGAGAAGGACGTCGCGTTCGTCCCCACCCATGACGTGGCGCTGAAGGACCGGATCGACGACGCCTACCGGGCGAAGTACACGCACAGCCCCTACCTGCCCCCAATGCTCACTGATCGGGTCCGCGCCGCCACCGTGCGCGTCGACCCCCGCTGA